A single Argentina anserina chromosome 7, drPotAnse1.1, whole genome shotgun sequence DNA region contains:
- the LOC126801809 gene encoding annexin-like protein RJ4 isoform X1: MATLVTPPNFCANEDAEALRNSVKGWGTNEKAIISILGHRNAGQRKEIRAAYEQLYQEDLLKRLESELSGDFEKAMYRWILDPADRDAVLANVAIKKPTDYNAIIEISCIHSPEELLAVRRAYQLRYKHSLEEDLAQHTTGDIRKLLLALVTAYRYDGHEINAKLANSEADILHDAIKEKAFNHEEIIRILSTRSKTQLMATFNKYRDDQGISISKNLLDEAANDFQKSLHTVIRCLNDPKKYFEKVLRNSIKRVGTDEDALTRVIVTRAEKDLRDIKEVYYKKNSVPLEQAVAKDTSGDYKAFLLTLLGKKD, encoded by the exons ATGGCAACCCTTGTTACTCCTCCAAATTTTTGTGCCAATGAAGATGCAGAAGCTCTTCGAAATTCTGTGAAAG GATGGGGGACTAATGAGAAGGCTATCATCTCAATCCTGGGTCATAGAAATGCAGGTCAAAGAAAAGAGATCAGAGCAGCTTATGAACAACTCTATCAAGAAGATCTTCTCAAGCGCCTCGAGTCTGAGCTCTCTGGTGATTTTGAG aAAGCGATGTACCGTTGGATATTGGATCCAGCAGATCGTGATGCAGTTTTGGCTAATGTGGCCATCAAGAAACCCACTGACTACAATGCCATCATCGAAATTTCCTGCATTCATTCTCCGGAAGAGCTTCTAGCTGTAAGAAGAGCTTACCAGCTTCGCTACAAGCACTCTCTGGAAGAAGATCTAGCTCAACATACCACCGGTGATATCCGCAAG CTTTTACTTGCTTTGGTGACTGCTTACCGTTATGACGGTCATGAGATCAATGCAAAGTTGGCAAATTCTGAAGCTGATATTCttcatgatgctatcaaagaAAAGGCTTTCAACCATGAAGAAATTATCAGAATCCTGAGTACAAGAAGCAAGACACAGCTCATGGCCACATTCAACAAAtacagagatgatcaaggcattTCTATCAGCAAG AATTTGCTGGATGAAGCAGCTAATGATTTCCAGAAGTCATTGCATACTGTCATTCGATGCCTGAATGACCCCAAGAAGTACTTTGAGAAG GTACTTCGCAATTCAATCAAAAGGGTTGGCACCGATGAGGATGCGCTCACTCGTGTGATTGTTACAAGGGCAGAGAAGGACTTGAGGGACATTAAGGAGGTTTACTACAAGAAAAATAGTGTTCCGCTTGAACAGGCTGTGGCCAAAGACACTTCAGGGGACTACAAGGCGTTCCTCCTTACTCTGTTGGGAAAGAAAGACTGA
- the LOC126801807 gene encoding annexin-like protein RJ4 translates to MASLIIPDQFSANQDAEALQKACQGWGTDEKAIICLLGHRNAAQRKEIRVVYEQLYQEDLIKRLESELSGDFERAVYRWTLDPADRDAVLANLAIKKAECDYNVIIEISCIRCPEELLAVRRAYQLRYKCSLEEDLAQHTTGDIRKLLVALVTAYRYEGNEINVKLADTEANILQDAIKDKCFNHEEINRILSTRSKTQLMAIFNKYRDDHGTSVSKSFLEDGANDFHKALHTAVRCLNDHKKYFEKLLRKAIIGIGTDEDALTRVIITRAEKDLKDIMEVYYKKNSVPLEQAVAQDTSGDYKTFLLALLGKED, encoded by the exons ATGGCATCCCTCATTATTCCAGATCAGTTCTCTGCTAACCAAGATGCCGAGGCTCTTCAAAAGGCGTGTCAAG GATGGGGGACTGATGAGAAGGCCATCATCTGCTTACTGGGTCATAGAAATGCAgctcaaagaaaagaaatcaggGTAGTGTATGAGCAACTCTATCAAGAAGATCTTATTAAGCGCCTTGAATCTGAGCTCTCTGGCGATTTTGAG AGAGCAGTGTATCGTTGGACATTGGATCCAGCTGATCGTGATGCTGTTTTGGCTAATCTGGCCATCAAGAAAGCCGAGTGCGACTACAATGTCATCATCGAAATCTCTTGCATTCGGTGCCCTGAAGAGCTTCTAGCTGTAAGAAGAGCTTACCAGCTTCGCTACAAGTGCTCCTTGGAAGAAGATCTAGCTCAACATACTACTGGTGATATCCGCAAG CTTCTGGTTGCTTTGGTGACTGCTTACCGCTATGAGGGTAACGAGATCAATGTAAAGTTGGCAGATACAGAAGCAAATATTCTTCAGGATGCTATCAAAGATAAGTGTTTTAATCATGAAGAAATTAATAGAATCCTGAGTACAAGGAGCAAGACACAGCTCATGGCAATATTTAACAAATACAGAGATGACCATGGCACCTCTGTTAGCAAG AGTTTCTTGGAGGATGGGGCTAATGATTTCCATAAGGCATTGCATACTGCCGTTCGATGCCTCAATGACCACAAGAAGTACTTTGAGAAG TTACTTCGCAAAGCAATCATAGGGATAGGGACCGACGAGGATGCTCTCACTCGTGTGATCATTACAAGGGCAGAGAAGGACTTGAAGGACATCATGGAAGTTTATTACAAGAAGAACAGTGTTCCTCTGGAACAGGCTGTGGCCCAAGACACTTCAGGGGACTACAAGACCTTTCTCCTTGCTCTGTTGGGAAAGGAGGACTGA
- the LOC126801808 gene encoding annexin D4 — MALTDDFKTLTNAFSGLGVDEKSLISILGNSQLEERKCFRKGTPHLFKEDERLFERWNDDRVRLLKHEFMRFKNAVVLWAMHPWERDARLVKEALKKGPEVHGVIVEIACTRSSEELLGARKAYHSLFDHSIEEDVSYHIDGPESKLLVALVSAYRYEGPKVNKDTAKSEAQTLSHAIKNADSSNPIEDDEVIRILSTRSRAHLQEVYKHYKEIFGHNIDEDVDANLRLKETMLCLCTPQTYFSNVLEVSLRNDVDKNTKKGLTRVIVTRADTDMNLIKEQYHNQYGVSLSSKIGDTANGNYKDFLLTLVART, encoded by the exons ATGGCTCTCACCGATGATTTTAAGACTCTCACCAATGCTTTCTCAG GGCTTGGAGTTGATGAGAAGTCATTGATATCAATACTGGGAAACTCGCAACTTGAGGAGAGGAAATGTTTCAGGAAAGGAACTCCCCATTTGTTCAAAGAGGACGAACGCCTCTTTGAGAGGTGGAATGATGACCGTGTCAGGCTTCTCAAGCATGAATTCATGCGCTTTAAG AATGCTGTGGTGTTGTGGGCAATGCATCCATGGGAAAGAGATGCTCGCCTGGTGAAGGAGGCCTTGAAGAAAGGCCCTGAGGTCCATGGTGTCATTGTAGAGATTGCATGCACTAGATCCTCAGAAGAGCTATTAGGAGCTAGAAAGGCATACCATTCCCTCTTTGATCACTCCATTGAGGAGGATGTTTCCTACCACATTGATGGCCCTGAAAGCAAG CTCTTGGTTGCCCTTGTGAGTGCCTATAGGTATGAAGGACCAAAGGTTAACAAAGACACTGCAAAATCTGAGGCCCAAACACTTTCGCATGCCATTAAGAATGCAGACAGCTCAAACCCCATTGAAGATGATGAGGTGATTCGGATACTATCAACAAGGAGCAGGGCTCATCTCCAAGAAGTATATAAACACTACAAGGAGATTTTTGGCCACAACATTGATGAG GATGTTGATGCTAATTTGAGGTTGAAAGAGACAATGCTATGCCTGTGTACTCCCCAGACATATTTCAGCAAT GTGTTGGAAGTGTCATTGAGGAATGATGTGGATAAGAACACCAAGAAGGGTTTGACTAGAGTAATTGTGACCCGAGCTGACACAGATATGAACCTGATCAAAGAGCAATACCATAACCAATATGGAGTTTCTCTATCCAGCAAAATCGGAGACACAGCTAATGGGAACTATAAGGATTTCTTGCTTACCTTGGTTGCAAGGACTTAG
- the LOC126801818 gene encoding probably inactive leucine-rich repeat receptor-like protein kinase At5g06940 isoform X1: MSLLNLGQNLFNQPIPLHLSQCTSLETLNLSNNLIWGSIPSQISQFGSLRVLDLSKNHVEGNIPEGLASLSNLQVLNLGSNLISGNVPSIFGNLSELVVLDMSQNSYLLSEIPANIGKLVKLEKLFLQSSSFHGESPDSLMNNDREQEEDIVGSAQVSSSSSRKERKRKSRCWLSFTRLDVGVDGEQRAVCNKCGVDY; this comes from the exons ATGTCCCTGCTGAACCTTGGTCAGAATCTCTTCAACCAGCCCATTCCTCTCCATCTCTCGCAGTGCACTTCTCTGGAGACTTTGAATCTCAGCAACAATCTCATCTGGGGATCTATCCCAAGTCAGATATCCCAGTTTGGTTCCTTGAGAGTTCTCGACTTGAGCAAAAACCATGTTGAGGGAAACATCCCAGAAGGCTTAGCCTCACTCAGCAATCTCCAAGTTCTCAACTTGGGAAGCAACTTGATATCAGGTAATGTGCCTTCTATATTTGGAAATTTGAGTGAGTTAGTTGTGCTTGATATGTCTCAGAATTCATACTTGCTGAGTGAGATTCCAGCTAATATTGGGAAGCTTGTTAAGCTTGAGAAGTTATTCTTGCAAAGCTCAAGTTTCCATGGTGAAAGTCCTGATTCTTTG ATGAATAATGACCgggaacaagaagaagatattGTTGGAAGTGCACAAGTATCTAGTTCAAGTTCAAGAAAAGAGCGAAAGAGAAAATCTCGTTGTTGGCTATCCTTCACAAGATTGGATGTGGGTGTGGATGGAGAACAACGTGCAGTGTGCAATAAGTGTGGAGTCGACTATTAG
- the LOC126802741 gene encoding zinc finger BED domain-containing protein RICESLEEPER 2-like, with protein MRGSKRALRQDLPTRWNSTYIMLDSAIHYRRALINFALIDSDFKCCPSPDEWDRIQTISKFLGYFYEVTCLFSGTKYPTSNLFFPKVFVIQHNIQLAMKHRDDFMRRMGAEMNLKFEKYWSDYGLILGIAIVLDPRYKLDFVQWAYKKLYGEEFEEFKEFKDTLVSLFDVYMERWSNPDDTLRSESCSQTEDEENILQENTINSLGHYEFSCIDTL; from the coding sequence ATGAGGGGGAGTAAAAGAGCATTGAGACAAGATCTCCCTACGAGGTGGAACTCGACTTATATTATGTTGGATAGTGCAATTCATTACCGTCGTGCTTTGATCAACTTTGCATtaattgattctgatttcaagTGTTGTCCATCTCCTGATGAATGGGACAGAATACAGACAATTTCTAAGTTTCTTGGATATTTTTATGAGGTCACTTGCTTGTTTTCGGGAACCAAGTATCCTACATCAAACTTGTTTTTTCCCAAAGTGTTTGTCATCCAACATAACATCCAACTAGCAATGAAACACAGAGATGATTTCATGAGGCGAATGGGAGCTGAGATGAATTTAAAGTTTGAAAAATATTGGTCAGATTACGGCTTGATCCTTGGTATTGCAATTGTGCTAGATCCTCGGTATAAATTGGATTTTGTACAATGGGCCTACAAGAAGCTTTATGGCGAAGAGTTTGAGGAATTCAAGGAATTCAAGGACACATTAGTTTCCTTATTTGATGTATACATGGAGAGGTGGTCTAATCCTGATGATACTTTAAGGAGTGAGAGTTGCTCTCAAACTGAAGATGAAGAGAATATTTTGCAGGAAAACACAATTAATAGTCTTGGACATTATGAATTTTCTTGTATTGATACATTATGA
- the LOC126801809 gene encoding annexin-like protein RJ4 isoform X2, with translation MASLITPDQFSANEDAEALYKACKGWGTNEKAIISILGHRNAGQRKEIRAAYEQLYQEDLLKRLESELSGDFEKAMYRWILDPADRDAVLANVAIKKPTDYNAIIEISCIHSPEELLAVRRAYQLRYKHSLEEDLAQHTTGDIRKLLLALVTAYRYDGHEINAKLANSEADILHDAIKEKAFNHEEIIRILSTRSKTQLMATFNKYRDDQGISISKNLLDEAANDFQKSLHTVIRCLNDPKKYFEKVLRNSIKRVGTDEDALTRVIVTRAEKDLRDIKEVYYKKNSVPLEQAVAKDTSGDYKAFLLTLLGKKD, from the exons ATGGCTTCCCTCATTACTCCAGATCAATTTTCTGCTAACGAAGATGCAGAGGCTCTCTACAAGGCATGTAAAG GATGGGGGACTAATGAGAAGGCTATCATCTCAATCCTGGGTCATAGAAATGCAGGTCAAAGAAAAGAGATCAGAGCAGCTTATGAACAACTCTATCAAGAAGATCTTCTCAAGCGCCTCGAGTCTGAGCTCTCTGGTGATTTTGAG aAAGCGATGTACCGTTGGATATTGGATCCAGCAGATCGTGATGCAGTTTTGGCTAATGTGGCCATCAAGAAACCCACTGACTACAATGCCATCATCGAAATTTCCTGCATTCATTCTCCGGAAGAGCTTCTAGCTGTAAGAAGAGCTTACCAGCTTCGCTACAAGCACTCTCTGGAAGAAGATCTAGCTCAACATACCACCGGTGATATCCGCAAG CTTTTACTTGCTTTGGTGACTGCTTACCGTTATGACGGTCATGAGATCAATGCAAAGTTGGCAAATTCTGAAGCTGATATTCttcatgatgctatcaaagaAAAGGCTTTCAACCATGAAGAAATTATCAGAATCCTGAGTACAAGAAGCAAGACACAGCTCATGGCCACATTCAACAAAtacagagatgatcaaggcattTCTATCAGCAAG AATTTGCTGGATGAAGCAGCTAATGATTTCCAGAAGTCATTGCATACTGTCATTCGATGCCTGAATGACCCCAAGAAGTACTTTGAGAAG GTACTTCGCAATTCAATCAAAAGGGTTGGCACCGATGAGGATGCGCTCACTCGTGTGATTGTTACAAGGGCAGAGAAGGACTTGAGGGACATTAAGGAGGTTTACTACAAGAAAAATAGTGTTCCGCTTGAACAGGCTGTGGCCAAAGACACTTCAGGGGACTACAAGGCGTTCCTCCTTACTCTGTTGGGAAAGAAAGACTGA
- the LOC126801818 gene encoding probably inactive leucine-rich repeat receptor-like protein kinase At5g06940 isoform X2, giving the protein MSLLNLGQNLFNQPIPLHLSQCTSLETLNLSNNLIWGSIPSQISQFGSLRVLDLSKNHVEGNIPEGLASLSNLQVLNLGSNLISANIGKLVKLEKLFLQSSSFHGESPDSLMNNDREQEEDIVGSAQVSSSSSRKERKRKSRCWLSFTRLDVGVDGEQRAVCNKCGVDY; this is encoded by the exons ATGTCCCTGCTGAACCTTGGTCAGAATCTCTTCAACCAGCCCATTCCTCTCCATCTCTCGCAGTGCACTTCTCTGGAGACTTTGAATCTCAGCAACAATCTCATCTGGGGATCTATCCCAAGTCAGATATCCCAGTTTGGTTCCTTGAGAGTTCTCGACTTGAGCAAAAACCATGTTGAGGGAAACATCCCAGAAGGCTTAGCCTCACTCAGCAATCTCCAAGTTCTCAACTTGGGAAGCAACTTGATATCAG CTAATATTGGGAAGCTTGTTAAGCTTGAGAAGTTATTCTTGCAAAGCTCAAGTTTCCATGGTGAAAGTCCTGATTCTTTG ATGAATAATGACCgggaacaagaagaagatattGTTGGAAGTGCACAAGTATCTAGTTCAAGTTCAAGAAAAGAGCGAAAGAGAAAATCTCGTTGTTGGCTATCCTTCACAAGATTGGATGTGGGTGTGGATGGAGAACAACGTGCAGTGTGCAATAAGTGTGGAGTCGACTATTAG